CAAGGCCTCGAGTGAAAAACTCGGCAACGCCTTGGCATCGAACTGGGAGAACGCCTGCATGGACAGCACGAGAGACCGGATCGTGTCGCTGCCGAGTAAGGCCACCGCCTGCTCGGAATTCGACACCGTGGTGCGCAATCCGAAAAAGGCGGAGTTCACCAGTTGAAGAATCTTGGTCACCATCGCCATGTCTTTGGAGATGATCTTGGCGATCTTCTTGAGGGAGGCGTCGCCGGAATGGATTTCATCCATCAATTCTTTGTAGAGGGCCGGAAGACTAGGCAGATTTTTGAGATTCGTGACAATCTTGCGCACGTTGTCGTCTGACAGTAACACCCGCAGCCCGCAGGCGCGAGTCATGATCGACCGCAAGAGTTGTGCGTCAATGGGCTTTTCAAGAAACTGATGCGCCAGATCGGTCGAACGCAGGCCCAGGTTCTGCCCCTGCTGCCCGGAGAAGGCGATCCGTACCATCTGCGGATACCGCGTCTTGGCTTCCTTCAACAGTTGGAACCCGTCCATCCCCGGCATGATCATGTCGGTCGCCAGCACATCGAAGGCATCCTGCTCCAGTACGGCCAACGCATCCGGCGCGCTTTCCACAAAGCGCATGTCCCACTCACCCTTGATCGGGTCGAGCGTACGTTGCAGCATGCGCAACACTTCCGGCATGTCATCGACGAATAAGACTCTCCGCATAGCCCTCTCCCTCTTGGCGTACGAAACCATTACCAGTATCGGTTTGGGAGAGAAACACTTGAGTGGAACAGGGAATGAAAACTCAGGGGCGCTTGATTTCTTCGAGCGCAAACTGCTTCGGCAGCATGACGGGGAGCACTAATCCGATCGGATCGCCACGCTTGATGGTGGTGGGCTTGTGGAGCTGGAGCAAGAAATTGGCGGTGAAGGCTTCGTAGTCCGGCAACCAGTCGTACTGATTTGGTGTCCGCTTGTATTCTTGAGTCTTGATGCCTTCCCAGATGGCATAGGTGCGCTCAGGGTAATGATAAAAGTGGTTGGGGATGTCCTTCATCATCAGCCCGACATGCTTGGGATAGTAAAAGCGAATCCCGCAACAGAGCTTGGGATACCCGCTGTTCAGAATCAAATCGACGTAGGTCCCGGAAAACGATTTATATCCTAGCAGCCGCTCTTCGGGCTCGATCGGGGGTGATTGCCACCGCACACCCTCGGCTGTCCGCCGCAACTTAATATCCGCCGGGCACCGGATCAGCCAGCCATAGCTACCGACGGTGCGTACCGGCCCGCAGTCGTCCGGCAACACCTTGTACCCACTAGCGGCAAGCCCGCGCTGTTCATCGAGCGTCATGTTGTTCAGCATCGGGCGATGCGGATTGAAATCCAGCTTGAGCCGCTCCGGCGCGAAAGCGGTCGAATACTCCCGCTCCCAATAGATGACGACCTTGTCGCCGCCATCCTCAACCGGCACCTGCTCTGTCGTTGGCTCACTCATAGGTCTGACAGTAATCGAAGGAGACGGATCGGCGCAAGGGGCCACGTGGTAGCGCTATCCTCGGCGTACATGAAACAGCGTCACCCCGCTCCGCAGTTTGGCCTTCGGCAAGATTGTTTTATGCATCGCAAACGTGGGCAGTCGCTCAACCGCTTCCTCCCAGCAACGCTGCAAGCCGGCTCTGCTCAGCTCATCGCCCATCCGTGCCGGCCCGACGATAAATGCGTTGCCGCCCGCCTTGATGCCTTGCGCGAGCGCGCGTACCCGCGCTGCGAGAGCATTTCCCTGCTCGAACTCGGCATAGGGAATCCAGACATAGACAAGGTCATACGACTCGCCTTGAGACGTTGCAGACGGGAGCATGAATCTGGTTCGCTGCAACCACTCCCAACGCTGCAATTCAGCGCACACCGTCCAAATCTGCTGTGCCTGTTTGTAGGCAAAGGGCGGATGCGAGATGTGCGCGACGACTTCGCGCGGACGATCGAATGGCACACAGGTTGAGATCACCGCATCCCCGTTATCAATCAGAATACGCTCTGCTCTCATCAGGATCTGCCCGATCTCGCGATCCTGCTCGGCGAGATCTTGCAGATAGTCCGCGACAAACGGTTGAGCCGCCAATTCTCCGACTGCGGTCTCATCCTGCGGATACAGCAGCACCGCTCCGAATACCTCTGCCGGTTGAACAGCGGGCACCGCCGACACGAACACCGATCGCCAGTCGACCGAACTCGGCGGGGGAACGACCGGAGAGGATGTCACCCTTGCCAATTCCTGTGAGAGCGGCACATCCTTCTTATCGTCACGATCACTCAGATGCAGGTGTCCATCGACGATGACGGCCGACCGATTCCACGCCACCATCCGCCGCCCCTTGGGATTCACATACGACAGCCCCGCCGGATCGTCGGCGCACGTCACCTTCAGCAACACCGCTCCCTGTACCGTCACGCACAGACGATGCGTCTCATCGAAATAGCGTAGTGGCGGCGCCGGCGCCGGCAGCCACGTGACTCGATGAGAACGGGAAGGGTCCATGAACAGCGCGACAGGATCTCCGCCGGCGTCGGCCTGCGGCGTGAAGAAACTGCTGAAGAGACGAAAGGCCGCTTCGGATGGATAGGTCGGAATGCCGCGATAGCGCAAGGGACGCGAACTCGGTTGCCCCACGTTCTGGTCATCGTAGAGTCCGCGAATCAGCTCAAACGCCGCCGACCCGGTGCCCGGCAGGAGCGATTTGAAGAGTTCGACGACGGGCAGAAAATCGATCTGCTCCCAATGCATCGCCCCCATGCAGGACATGAAGCGCGCCGATTCGAACGTGCCGTCTTCCAGCACATAGAACGCATCTTTCCGATGCCGGATCGTCGCCTGTCCATGCGCATCGATGACCAGATCTTCGTCGCCATAGAAGAACCGAACCTCTTCGATCGGCACTCGCATCGCCTGCGCCGCCATGTGGCGAAGATCTTCCGCTTTTAGGCGCTGCCAGCCCGGCTTCGTCGCTAGATTGAGGCGAGTTTCATTGACCAGGCCGCCGGGTTTCAACCCGACCCACCGCCCCCAGTCCAGCCAAAGGCGTGCACGAACCAGCACCGTTCTTCCACGAGGATCGACGCTCCACTCGCATTCATGCAAGGGATGGCCTGCAGGATCGGTCGCGAGAAATCGCCGGCCATCGGGCCGATAGAAGATCAGATGTCCGGTGGATTGGCGAACGACCTTTCCGCCGGACTGGTCAAATTGACGGGCCAAGGTCTGATTGGCAGGAAACCGGAGAGAGTCGGAAGACGCTAGTGCGGTACGAACAGGGTCGCCAGCCATTTACTCGCGGATCTGGCCGCTCCCCAGGACGATGAACTTTGAACAGGTGAGCTCTTCCAGCCCCATGGGACCACGAGCATGGATGCGGGA
This window of the Nitrospira lenta genome carries:
- a CDS encoding response regulator, with amino-acid sequence MRRVLFVDDMPEVLRMLQRTLDPIKGEWDMRFVESAPDALAVLEQDAFDVLATDMIMPGMDGFQLLKEAKTRYPQMVRIAFSGQQGQNLGLRSTDLAHQFLEKPIDAQLLRSIMTRACGLRVLLSDDNVRKIVTNLKNLPSLPALYKELMDEIHSGDASLKKIAKIISKDMAMVTKILQLVNSAFFGLRTTVSNSEQAVALLGSDTIRSLVLSMQAFSQFDAKALPSFSLEALWQHGLKTSGYAKAIAKEERAPQTMIDDAFTAGLLHDIGMLVLASNLPDGYQQVLGLQKDRGLLDWQAEQEVFGVTHAEVGAYLLGLWGVGEAIVEAVAYHHRPSACDELAFSPLTAVHVANVLVESEQPAGEGATSLPIDEAYLTKLGKLDQLAAWKEMCAQEEQ